The following proteins come from a genomic window of Bos mutus isolate GX-2022 chromosome 23, NWIPB_WYAK_1.1, whole genome shotgun sequence:
- the LOC102273362 gene encoding olfactory receptor 2G6, with protein sequence MERANDSAFSGFILLGFSNQPQLETALFAVILIIYSLSCLGNGAIMLLSTMDPHLHTPMYFFLSNLSFMDLCLTTCTVPQTLANFKGKDKTITYGGCVAQLFIALGLGGVECVLLSVMAYDRYVAVCHPLHYMVIMHPQLCLQLVVTAWLTGFGSSVVQTALTMTLPLCGKNQVDHFFCEVPVMLKLACTNTSVNEAEVFAVSTFFLVVPLSLILVSYGHITRAVLKIKSAQGRQKAFGTCGSHLMVVIIFFGTLISMYLQPPSSYSQDVNKSIALFYTLVTPLLNPLIYTLRNKEVKGALRRQMRRILDLRQS encoded by the coding sequence ATGGAAAGAGCTAACGACAGCGCCTTCTCTGGATTCATTCTCCTGGGCTTCTCCAACCAGCCCCAGCTGGAAACAGCTCTCTTTGCGGTCATCCTGATCATCTACTCCTTGAGCTGTTTAGGCAATGGCGCCATTATGCTTTTGTCAACGATGGATCCTCACCTCCACACCCctatgtacttcttcctctccaacctcTCTTTTATGGATCTTTGTTTGACTACTTGCACTGTCCCTCAGACCCTGGCCAACTTTAAGGGGAAGGACAAGACCATCACCTATGGCGGCTGTGTGGCCCAGCTCTTCATTGCCTTGGGACTCGGGGGAGTAGAGTGTGTCCTCCTGTCtgtcatggcctatgaccgctatgtagCTGTGTGCCATCCCCTCCACTACATGGTGATCATGCATCCCCAGCTTTGCTTGCAGCTGGTTGTAACTGCTTGGCTTACAGGCTTTGGCAGTTCTGTAGTCCAGACAGCACTGACCATGACTCTTCCCCTCTGTGGTAAAAACCAAGTGGACCATTTCTTCTGTGAAGTTCCAGTGATGCTGAAACTGGCCTGCACCAACACCTCTGTCAATGAGGCTGAAGTCTTTGCTGTCAGTACCTTCTTCTTGGTGGTGCCCCTGTCACTCATCTTAGTATCCTACGGTCACATTACCCGTGCAGTCCTGAAGATAAAGTCGGCCCAAGGGAGACAGAAGGCTTTTGGAACCTGTGGTTCTCACCTAATGGtagtgattattttctttgggaCGCTCATCTCCATGTACCTTCAGCCTCCTTCCAGCTATTCACAGGATGTGAACAAAAGCATTGCACTGTTCTATACTCTGGTGACTCCCCTGCTTAATCCCCTGATTTACACTTTGAGAAACAAGGAAGTCAAAGGGGCACTAAGGAGACAAATGAGGAGAATCCTAGACTTGAGGCAGAGTTAA
- the LOC102274238 gene encoding LOW QUALITY PROTEIN: putative olfactory receptor 2B8 (The sequence of the model RefSeq protein was modified relative to this genomic sequence to represent the inferred CDS: inserted 1 base in 1 codon; deleted 2 bases in 1 codon), which yields MEQKNESSFTGFILLGFSDRLQLELILFVVLLIFYIFTLLGNTTIIALSYLDPRLHTPMYFFLSNLSFLDMCYTTSIVPQFLFNLSGEDKSISFGGCIVQMYISLALGCTECILLGVMAFDRYAAVCRPLHYTVIMHPRLCALMASASWVTGFANXLLQTVLVFLLPRCGRNKLAHFFCEIPPFLKLVCVDTTMNVCKTFFASVIILLTPVSLIMFSYGRIVRAVLRIKSTAGQRKAFGTCGSHLTVVSLFFGTAIYVYYQPSSSDSQDQDKFMSLFYTVIIPMTNPLIYTLRNRDVKGAMKKVLWKDSDSR from the exons atggaacagaaaaatgaaagttcTTTCACTGGGTTTATCTTACTGGGCTTCTCTGACAGGCTTCAACTTGAGCTCATCCTCTTTGTGGTCCTTTTGATCTTCTACATCTTCACTTTGCTGGGAAACACAACCATCATTGCATTGTCCTACTTGGACCCACGTCTTCACACCCCGATGTACTTTTTCCTCTCTAACCTGAGCTTTCTGGACATGTGCTACACCACCAGCATTGTTCCCCAGTTCCTATTTAATCTTAGTGGAGAAGACAAATCCATCTCCTTTGGTGGCTGTATAGTTCAAATGTACATCTCTCTGGCGTTGGGATGTACAGAATGTATTCTCCTAGGAGTTATGGCATTTGACCGCTATGCAGCTGTTTGCAGGCCCCTTCACTACACAGTAATCATGCACCCCCGTCTGTGTGCCTTGATGGCTTCTGCTTCATGGGTCACTGGTTTTGCCA TCCTTTTGCAGACAGTGCTTGTCTTCCTTTTACCTCGTTGTGGAAGAAATAAATTAGCCCACTTCTTTTGTGAGATCCCTCCTTTTCTCAAACTTGTCTGTGTTGACACCACCATGAAT GTATGCAAGACCTTCTTTGCCAGTGTCATCATTCTTCTCACACCTGTTTCATTAATCATGTTCTCCTATGGTCGGATTGTCAGGGCTGTCTTAAGAATAAAGTCCACTGCAGGGCAGAGAAAAGCATTTGGCACGTGTGGATCCCACCTCACGGTGGTCTCCCTGTTCTTTGGCACAGCCATCTATGTGTATTATCAGCCCAGCAGCAGTGACTCCCAGGATCAGGACAAGTTCATGTCTCTCTTCTACACTGTCATTATCCCCATGACCAACCCCCTCATATATACGCTGAGGAACAGGGATGTGAAGGGGGCGATGAAGAAGGTGCTTTGGAAGGACTCTGACTCCAGATGA
- the LOC102268921 gene encoding putative olfactory receptor 2B8: MGQKNESSFAGFILLGFSDRLQLEPVLFVVLLIFYVFTLLGNTTIIALSYLDACLHTPMYFFLSNLSFLDMCYTTSIVPQLLFNLSRADKSISFGGCVVQMYISLALGCTECILLGVMAFDRYAAVCRPLHYTVIMHPRLCALMASASWITGFVNSLLQTVLIFLLPRCGRNKLDHFFCEIPPFLKLACVDTTMNVYVTFFGSVIILLTPVSLIMFSYGQIVRAVLRIKSTAGQRKAFVTCGSHLTVVSLFFGTAIYVYFQPSSSDSQDQDKFMSLFYTVIIPMTNPLIYTLRNRDVKGAMKKVLWKDSDSR, translated from the coding sequence ATGggacagaaaaatgaaagttcTTTTGCTGGATTTATCTTACTGGGCTTCTCTGACAGACTTCAACTTGAGCCAGTCCTCTTTGTGGTCCTTTTGATCTTCTACGTCTTCACTTTGCTGGGAAACACAACCATCATTGCATTGTCCTACTTGGACGCATGTCTTCACACCCCGATGTACTTTTTCCTCTCTAACCTGAGCTTTCTGGACATGTGCTACACGACTAGCATTGTTCCACAGCTCCTATTCAATCTCAGCAGAGCAGACAAATCCATCTCCTTTGGTGGCTGTGTAGTTCAAATGTACATCTCTCTGGCGTTGGGATGTACAGAATGTATTCTGCTAGGAGTTATGGCATTTGACCGCTATGCAGCTGTTTGCAGGCCCCTTCACTACACAGTAATAATGCACCCCCGTCTGTGTGCCCTGATGGCTTCTGCTTCATGGATCACTGGTTTTGTCAACTCCTTATTGCAGACAGTGCTCATCTTCCTTTTACCTCGTTGTGGGAGAAATAAATTAGACCACTTCTTTTGTGAGATCCCTCCTTTTCTCAAACTTGCCTGTGTTGACACCACTATGAATGTGTATGTGACCTTCTTTGGCAGTGTCATCATTCTTCTCACACCTGTTTCATTAATCATGTTCTCCTATGGTCAGATTGTCAGGGCGGTCTTAAGAATAAAGTCCACTGCAGGGCAGAGAAAAGCATTTGTCACATGTGGATCCCACCTCACAGTGGTCTCCCTGTTCTTTGGCACAGCCATCTATGTGTATTTTCAGCCCAGCAGCAGCGACTCCCAGGATCAGGATAAGTTCATGTCTCTCTTCTACACTGTCATTATCCCCATGACCAACCCCCTCATATATACACTGAGGAACAGGGATGTGAAGGGAGCGATGAAGAAGGTGCTTTGGAAGGACTCTGACTCCAGATGA